From Acidobacteriota bacterium, a single genomic window includes:
- a CDS encoding ATP-binding protein, producing MDIIHSVNRFTLPRILRAALQNRLDIMPAVVVTGARQTGKSTLARELLSNDRRYYTFDDLDVRDAARRDPTLLTGGSRPITLDEVQREPGIMVAIKRAIDEDRRPGRFLLTGSANLLLMGKVSESLAGRASYLTLWPMTRREQLGLGQCGIWDELVTTPPGDWMSVISDQSAPSENWQDLALRGGFPTPAIELNSADARRIWFDGYVRTYLERDLQDISAIEALPDFRRLMRAACHRLGAMVNQTELGRDVALPQATVHRYLNLLETSYLLFRLPAFAANRTKRLVKSPKLYWGDTGIALHLAERDPGGEHFENLVLNDLLAWRDSRNGHADLFYWRTQIGEEVDFVIETNGKLLPIEVKSTKRPGLSDIGNLRVFRSEYPEKTLPGLLLHGGTTVEWIAPDVLAAPWWKII from the coding sequence ATGGATATCATTCATAGCGTGAATAGATTTACATTACCGCGGATTCTCCGTGCCGCACTGCAAAATCGATTGGACATAATGCCCGCCGTGGTTGTCACAGGTGCGCGGCAGACCGGCAAAAGCACATTGGCGAGGGAATTGTTATCAAACGATCGAAGGTACTATACGTTCGATGACCTCGATGTGCGTGACGCTGCGCGCCGCGATCCAACTCTTTTGACCGGCGGATCGCGGCCCATCACTCTTGACGAAGTTCAGCGCGAACCCGGAATTATGGTCGCGATCAAACGCGCAATTGACGAAGATCGTCGACCGGGACGGTTTCTGCTCACCGGATCGGCGAATTTGTTATTGATGGGCAAAGTTTCCGAATCGCTAGCGGGCCGGGCGAGCTACCTCACGCTCTGGCCGATGACCCGACGCGAACAACTCGGTCTCGGCCAGTGCGGCATTTGGGATGAATTGGTGACGACTCCTCCCGGTGATTGGATGAGCGTAATCTCAGATCAATCGGCACCATCCGAAAACTGGCAAGATCTCGCATTGCGTGGCGGTTTTCCAACTCCGGCCATTGAACTCAATTCAGCCGATGCCCGTCGGATTTGGTTCGACGGATACGTTCGCACGTATCTTGAGCGCGATCTACAGGATATTTCGGCGATTGAAGCTCTGCCGGATTTCCGGCGCTTGATGCGCGCCGCCTGTCACCGGCTTGGCGCAATGGTCAATCAAACCGAACTGGGACGAGATGTCGCGTTGCCGCAGGCGACGGTTCACCGCTATCTGAATCTTCTCGAGACGTCATATCTTCTTTTTCGCCTCCCGGCATTCGCGGCAAATCGGACCAAGAGGCTGGTTAAGTCGCCAAAGCTCTATTGGGGAGACACCGGCATCGCGCTTCATCTGGCGGAACGCGATCCCGGCGGCGAGCACTTTGAGAATCTGGTTTTGAACGATCTTCTTGCCTGGCGAGATTCGCGGAATGGGCACGCAGACTTATTCTATTGGAGAACGCAGATTGGAGAGGAGGTTGATTTCGTGATCGAAACAAACGGGAAACTCCTTCCGATCGAGGTAAAGTCGACCAAACGGCCCGGACTGAGCGACATTGGAAATCTTCGCGTGTTTCGCAGCGAATATCCCGAGAAAACATTGCCGGGACTTCTGTTGCACGGAGGAACGACCGTCGAATGGATCGCGCCGGACGTTTTGGCGGCACCTTGGTGGAAAATCATCTGA
- a CDS encoding GAF domain-containing protein, protein MTSTTKTSVLSIIVLPLALTAAILLISELSQYYALELAEHLAIRNIDPRWWHYPLFLILGVLVGLLSNCFPIKKTLPSALAFVGLWFALSFVALNYFETNLYFLRVAFITLATLIAVHLKKLWTIDQELTENLVNLATTGSLIEVKSAETRIDIGLQLLETVLPLSEAIVFRVDRNQNFRPIGRSRNGTAQPKMQARQAAWRETVAFCERAFRDRQTIVHTDNNESKSARVALPLVYEGAAVGVLFVRVHQNFERADQHLLESFCDQLARNFKRQELRSKNLPNKFWWSFLSTNSAEIRVGTTSLIRSLIKEQSFSAVASSYLKEAHAIAYLDGTLAYVNRQMRHLVDLQSKQISDLDLFGLLKNFRTDAFSEPHLAIRRVLQTGEVYRNELVFQEKKTLDLQISLVKVPSDNASIHDTNVALKPACFLITLIDITAVKENEKLRSDMASLMSHELRTPVTSIKGFAELLLMDDSITTENREFLQIIANESQRLSKMLSTFLSVSNLEQGDKKDVNKSAVRLDSVVGEVVDEFKENAKRKRIQLVAKNAPNLPPIAADKGLIRRAVSNLIDNAIRYSPERTQVLISTILEADFLRVVVEDRGYGIERSEHEKIWEKFYRVARDGQDKQEESTGLGLSLVKEIVEQHGGNVTVESQIGQGSRFSIALPRL, encoded by the coding sequence ATGACTTCAACCACGAAAACCTCGGTTCTGTCGATAATTGTTTTGCCGCTGGCTCTGACCGCGGCGATCCTCCTCATTTCGGAGTTATCGCAATACTACGCGCTTGAACTTGCCGAACATCTGGCGATCCGGAACATCGACCCAAGATGGTGGCACTACCCGCTTTTTCTTATTCTCGGAGTCCTCGTCGGTCTCCTCAGCAACTGCTTCCCGATCAAGAAGACCCTCCCGTCGGCGCTTGCCTTTGTTGGCCTCTGGTTCGCCCTAAGCTTTGTCGCGCTTAACTATTTCGAAACCAACCTTTACTTCCTGCGCGTCGCCTTCATCACACTTGCGACGTTGATCGCGGTCCACCTCAAGAAACTCTGGACGATCGATCAGGAGCTCACCGAGAATCTTGTCAACCTGGCGACGACCGGAAGCCTGATCGAAGTCAAATCCGCCGAAACGCGCATCGATATCGGGCTTCAGTTGCTCGAGACAGTACTGCCGCTTTCCGAGGCGATCGTTTTCAGAGTCGATCGAAACCAGAATTTTCGCCCGATCGGGCGTTCGCGAAATGGAACTGCGCAACCGAAAATGCAGGCGCGGCAGGCCGCCTGGCGGGAAACCGTGGCCTTTTGCGAACGCGCCTTCCGCGACCGGCAAACGATAGTGCATACGGACAACAACGAATCAAAGTCTGCGCGGGTTGCGTTGCCGTTGGTTTATGAAGGCGCGGCCGTCGGAGTTCTTTTTGTCAGGGTTCATCAAAACTTCGAACGCGCCGACCAACATCTGCTCGAGTCGTTTTGCGATCAACTGGCACGCAACTTCAAGCGGCAGGAACTCCGCAGCAAGAACCTGCCGAACAAGTTCTGGTGGAGTTTTTTGTCAACCAACTCGGCCGAGATCCGCGTCGGAACAACGAGTTTGATAAGGAGTTTGATCAAAGAGCAGTCTTTCAGCGCCGTTGCAAGTTCGTATCTGAAGGAAGCCCACGCGATCGCCTATCTCGACGGAACGCTCGCATATGTCAATCGGCAAATGCGCCATCTTGTCGATCTCCAATCTAAGCAGATCTCGGATCTCGACCTGTTCGGGCTACTCAAGAATTTCCGGACCGATGCGTTCAGCGAACCGCACCTCGCGATCCGCCGTGTCCTCCAAACAGGCGAGGTCTACCGAAACGAGTTGGTTTTTCAGGAGAAAAAAACGCTCGATCTACAGATCTCACTGGTCAAGGTTCCGTCGGACAATGCATCGATCCACGATACCAACGTCGCGCTTAAACCGGCGTGTTTCCTCATAACCCTGATCGACATCACGGCTGTCAAGGAGAACGAAAAGCTCCGCTCCGATATGGCGAGCCTGATGTCGCACGAGTTGCGCACACCGGTCACGAGCATCAAGGGCTTTGCCGAACTTCTGTTGATGGACGATTCGATCACGACCGAAAACCGCGAGTTCCTTCAGATCATCGCCAACGAGTCCCAAAGGCTTTCGAAGATGCTCTCGACGTTTCTCTCGGTTTCAAATCTCGAGCAGGGAGACAAGAAAGACGTCAACAAATCGGCCGTTAGGCTCGATTCGGTCGTCGGTGAGGTCGTCGACGAATTCAAGGAAAACGCCAAACGCAAGAGAATTCAGCTGGTTGCGAAGAACGCGCCGAATCTGCCGCCGATCGCCGCCGACAAAGGGTTGATCCGGCGCGCGGTGTCGAACCTGATCGACAATGCGATACGTTACAGTCCGGAGCGCACGCAGGTGTTGATCTCGACGATACTTGAGGCCGACTTCCTGCGCGTCGTCGTGGAGGACCGCGGTTACGGCATCGAGCGCAGCGAACACGAGAAGATTTGGGAGAAGTTCTATCGTGTCGCGCGCGACGGCCAGGACAAACAGGAGGAATCGACCGGCCTGGGACTTTCGCTGGTAAAGGAAATCGTCGAACAGCACGGTGGAAACGTGACCGTTGAATCGCAGATCGGCCAAGGATCGAGGTTTAGCATCGCGTTGCCGAGACTTTAG
- a CDS encoding DUF2585 family protein, with protein MDESRDKQNYYLPLLIAVAAVTAMVVALWLQDRVWWCKLGDYSIYVNDAWNSSHTSQHFLDPYTLTHVLHGVLFFWIAGVLLTRLSGTWRLVVAVAAEAAWEVLENSNFIIDKYRENTASLDYFGDSIFNSIGDVAACAIGFQIAVKLGWFRSLLFFLAVEAVLLLWIRDGLLLNILMLIYPLETVKHWQMGQ; from the coding sequence ATGGACGAATCACGCGATAAGCAAAACTACTATTTGCCGCTCTTGATAGCGGTCGCGGCGGTCACGGCGATGGTCGTGGCGCTTTGGCTTCAAGACCGCGTTTGGTGGTGCAAACTGGGCGATTATTCGATTTACGTTAACGACGCCTGGAACAGCAGCCATACGTCGCAGCATTTCCTTGACCCTTACACGTTGACGCACGTGCTCCACGGAGTTTTGTTCTTCTGGATCGCCGGAGTTCTGCTCACCCGGCTTTCCGGCACGTGGCGATTGGTCGTTGCGGTCGCCGCGGAAGCGGCTTGGGAAGTGCTCGAGAACAGCAATTTCATCATCGACAAGTATCGCGAAAACACGGCTTCGCTCGATTATTTCGGCGATTCGATCTTCAACTCGATCGGTGATGTCGCCGCCTGCGCGATCGGTTTCCAGATCGCCGTCAAACTCGGCTGGTTTCGCTCGTTGTTGTTCTTCCTGGCCGTAGAGGCCGTGCTTCTTCTCTGGATCCGCGACGGCCTGCTTCTGAACATCCTAATGCTCATTTATCCGCTGGAAACCGTAAAACACTGGCAAATGGGGCAATGA
- a CDS encoding glycerol-3-phosphate dehydrogenase/oxidase encodes MNRTTMLASAGEKDKIWDFLVIGGGATGLGCALDAASRGFSVLLLEQNDFGKGTSSRSTKLVHGGVRYLAQGNLSLVKEALKERGLLLKNAPHIVSKQAFVVPVYSYWDKFFYGAGLKTYNLLSGKYGFGKSEILSRKETLKRLPTVRKKDLEGGILYFDGQFDDTRLLVDIASTAAVNGAVLLNHARVFSLHRGEADKVDGAAFSDELTGQVFLARARSVINATGAFSDSVRRMSDRSAEDLIAPSQGIHLVFDQKFLPGSTALMVPKTSDGRVLFAIPWHGRAIFGTTDTPVKGIELEPRAFEAEIDFIIDSAAKYLADPPKRSDILSIFTGIRPLVKASNSTNTAALSRDHTIEIDLSGLVTITGGKWTTYRRMAEDAVNQASEHAGLERRKCVTDDLAIQDTSITANELAASDPSLAEILHERLPYRVADVVVAVRFEMAHTLEDVLARRTRALFLDASAALGIAQRVAVLIAAEMDKDEAWIDDQVKQFESIASGYLPPRD; translated from the coding sequence ATGAATCGAACCACAATGCTCGCGAGCGCGGGCGAGAAAGACAAGATCTGGGATTTCCTCGTCATCGGCGGGGGCGCCACCGGGCTCGGCTGCGCTCTAGACGCGGCGTCGCGCGGGTTTTCGGTCTTGCTGCTCGAACAGAACGATTTCGGCAAGGGCACTTCGAGCCGTTCGACGAAGCTCGTTCACGGCGGCGTGCGATACCTTGCGCAGGGCAATCTGTCGCTTGTCAAAGAAGCGCTCAAGGAACGCGGGCTTTTGCTCAAGAACGCGCCGCATATCGTTTCGAAACAGGCGTTCGTCGTTCCGGTTTACAGTTACTGGGACAAGTTCTTTTACGGCGCGGGCCTCAAGACCTACAATTTGCTTTCGGGCAAGTACGGTTTCGGCAAATCGGAGATTCTCTCAAGAAAGGAGACCCTCAAAAGACTTCCGACTGTTCGCAAAAAGGATCTCGAAGGCGGGATCCTGTATTTCGACGGTCAATTCGACGACACGCGGCTGCTCGTCGATATCGCCTCGACCGCGGCGGTAAACGGTGCGGTCTTGCTCAATCACGCGCGAGTATTCTCGCTTCATCGCGGTGAAGCCGACAAAGTCGACGGCGCCGCCTTTTCCGACGAACTGACCGGACAGGTGTTTCTCGCCCGTGCGCGCAGCGTGATCAACGCGACCGGTGCATTCAGCGATTCGGTGCGCCGTATGTCGGACCGGTCGGCTGAGGATCTGATCGCGCCGAGCCAAGGAATTCATCTCGTCTTCGATCAAAAATTTCTGCCGGGTTCGACCGCGCTGATGGTGCCGAAAACGAGCGACGGCCGCGTTTTGTTCGCGATCCCGTGGCACGGCCGGGCGATCTTCGGAACGACCGACACGCCCGTAAAGGGCATCGAACTCGAACCGCGCGCGTTTGAAGCCGAGATCGACTTCATCATCGATTCCGCCGCCAAGTATCTTGCCGATCCGCCAAAGCGTTCCGATATCCTCAGTATTTTCACGGGCATACGGCCGCTCGTCAAAGCGTCGAATTCGACAAACACCGCGGCGCTCTCACGCGATCATACGATCGAGATCGATCTTTCGGGCCTTGTGACGATCACCGGCGGGAAATGGACGACTTACCGGCGAATGGCCGAAGACGCCGTCAATCAAGCATCGGAGCACGCGGGGCTTGAACGCCGAAAATGCGTTACGGATGATCTTGCGATCCAAGACACATCGATCACGGCTAACGAACTCGCAGCATCGGATCCTTCGCTTGCGGAGATCCTCCACGAGCGCTTGCCGTATCGCGTCGCCGACGTCGTCGTCGCCGTCCGATTCGAGATGGCGCATACGCTCGAGGACGTACTCGCGCGGCGCACGAGGGCGCTGTTTCTCGACGCCTCCGCCGCGCTCGGGATCGCGCAGCGTGTCGCCGTTCTGATCGCCGCCGAAATGGACAAAGACGAAGCGTGGATCGATGATCAGGTGAAGCAGTTTGAGTCGATTGCGTCGGGCTATCTTCCTCCCCGAGATTGA
- a CDS encoding DUF4149 domain-containing protein: MKFLSNTRILLLVLWLGAAVFFSFAAAPGAFAVLRAAEIPNYQQLAGSLVQRNLMIVNLSGLAVGLLLLLTSFVNPKGVNKFLAWVERILLAIVAAACGAGHFVIGLWISFLRTEIGRPMDELALDDPLKVRFDALHEYSVWILVTAMIAALLAFVLISSKDFSALSKTSDPLDFKKDFKF; the protein is encoded by the coding sequence ATGAAATTTCTCTCGAACACTCGGATTCTGCTTCTTGTTTTGTGGCTTGGCGCCGCGGTCTTTTTTAGTTTTGCGGCGGCTCCGGGTGCATTTGCGGTGCTTCGCGCGGCTGAGATCCCGAATTATCAGCAACTCGCCGGCTCGTTGGTTCAGCGGAATTTGATGATCGTGAATTTGAGCGGATTGGCGGTCGGTTTGCTGCTGCTGTTGACATCGTTCGTTAATCCCAAGGGAGTCAACAAATTTCTCGCCTGGGTCGAAAGAATCTTGCTTGCGATCGTTGCGGCGGCCTGCGGTGCGGGACATTTCGTGATCGGACTCTGGATATCGTTCCTGCGGACCGAGATCGGACGTCCGATGGACGAACTGGCGCTCGACGATCCGCTCAAGGTTCGGTTTGACGCGTTGCACGAATACTCGGTTTGGATCCTGGTGACGGCGATGATCGCCGCGCTGCTGGCGTTTGTGCTGATCTCGTCGAAAGACTTTTCGGCTCTTTCAAAGACATCGGATCCGCTTGATTTCAAGAAGGATTTCAAATTTTAA
- a CDS encoding transposase gives MKQKQLTLMDAMLTLSRRKKTSRGGTWSRSASWWTGKHWLRSSSSWTGREDGAGGRRCRSRSAEELFLQHAFNLSDEELEDQLADRLSFQQFVGLGYDEEIPDFTTFWKFKEKLVKAGLMQKIFEQILSQIDERGLILKRGTIIDATLIQSANRPMTKEKREKAKESRQLDADAAGTSQGGKKHFGYKGPHRRTRAARSSASAN, from the coding sequence ATGAAACAGAAGCAACTTACTTTGATGGATGCGATGCTGACGTTGTCGAGACGGAAGAAGACGAGCCGCGGCGGGACCTGGAGTCGATCGGCAAGCTGGTGGACTGGGAAGCATTGGTTAAGATCGTCGAGCAGTTGGACCGGACGCGAGGACGGGGCGGGAGGCCGCCGGTGTCGTTCGAGGTCAGCTGAAGAGCTGTTTCTGCAGCACGCGTTCAATCTGAGCGACGAGGAGCTTGAGGACCAGTTGGCGGACCGCCTGTCGTTCCAGCAGTTCGTGGGGTTGGGGTATGACGAGGAGATCCCAGATTTCACGACCTTCTGGAAGTTCAAGGAGAAACTAGTGAAGGCGGGGCTGATGCAGAAGATCTTCGAACAGATCCTGAGTCAGATCGACGAGCGGGGACTGATCCTGAAAAGGGGAACGATCATCGACGCGACGCTCATCCAGAGTGCGAACCGGCCGATGACGAAGGAGAAGCGGGAGAAGGCGAAGGAGAGCCGGCAGCTGGACGCGGACGCGGCGGGAACCTCTCAGGGCGGGAAGAAACACTTCGGCTACAAGGGCCCACATCGGAGGACGAGGGCAGCAAGATCATCCGCAAGTGCGAACTGA